GAAGCTGTTCACCGGTATCGAGAAGTTCGAAATCATGGCGATTCCGTTCTTCATCCTGGCCGGCAACTTCCTCACCCACGGCGGTGTGGCGAAGCGGATGATCAACTTCGCCACCTCGCTGGTCGGCCATTTCCACGGCGGCCTGGGCATGGGCGGCGTGGTGGCCTGCGGTCTGTTCGCTGCGGTGTCGGGCTCCAGCCCGGCGACGGTGGCGGCGATCGGCGCCATCCTGCTGCCGGCGATGGTCAAGCAGGGCTTCCCGATGAAGTTCGGCGCCGGCATCGTCGCCAGCTCGGGCGCGCTGGGCATCCTGATTCCGCCGTCCATCGTGATGGTGATGTATGCGGTGTCGACGAACTCGTCGATCGGCGCGCTGTTCATGGCCGGCATCATCCCGGGCGCTGTGCTGCTGTTCATGCTGGGCTTCACCACCTGGTGGCGCGCCAAGAGCAACAACTACCCGCGCATGCCAAAGGCACCGATGGTCGATCGCATCAAGGCCTTTCGCGAATCCTTCTGGGGGCTGATGCTCATCGTCGTCGTGATGGGCGGCATCTATACCGGCATCTTCACGCCGACCGAAGCGGCCGCGATGAGTGCGGTGTACGCCTTCATCGTCGCGGTATTCGTCTATCGCGACCTGCCGCTGAAGCGCATCCCCAAGGTGCTGCTCGATTCGGCAAACATGAGCGCGATGCTGCTCTACATCATCACCAACGCCATCCTGTTCTCCTTCCTGCTGACTTCGGAACAGATTCCACAGGCGGTGGCGGCCTGGCTGGTGGACAGCGGCATGGGGGCGCTGGGCTTCCTGCTGGTGGTGAACATTCTGCTGCTGCTGGCCGGCAACATCATGGAGCCGTCGTCCATCATCCTGATCACCGCGCCCATCCTGTTCCCGGTGGCGATGGCGCTGGGCATCGACCCGGTGCACTTCGGTATCATCATCACGGTGAACATGGAAATCGGCATGATCACGCCGCCGGTGGGCCTGAACCTGTATGTCGGAAGCGGCATCGCCAGGCTGGGCATGACGGACATGACCAAGGCAGTGTCGCCGTGGCTGGTCACGATGCTCATCTTCCTGGTCATCGTCACCTACTGGCCCGCTCTGTCGCTGTGGCTGCCGCGGACGCTTGGCATGATCAGCTGATGCGTACCTGACACCACTGCCACCCGCAGTTCTGACGCCGCGTGAAGTTATGCGCGGCGTTTTTCTTTTTTGCAAAGCCCTTGCTCAAGTCCGCGGTGCCGACAGTCGTAAATGGTCCTACGAGGAGATCGACGGTGCGCTTCCGTATAACTAAAGTCCTATAAGCACCTGTCGATATTGGCCATGTAGTGAATCGAAAACAGGGAACAGACACATGAAGAACATGCTGAGCATCCGCAAAGCCTTCCTTTTTCACTCGATCTTTGCGTCGGCCATGTGCACGGCCATTTTCGGCGTGCAGGAGTTTCTGTTTCCGGGTTGGACCGGCCTTATCGTATCGTCTGTCCTGAGTTCCGTCTTCATCATGGGTGTCGGCATCTGGTTCGGCACCGGCTTCGGTCAGCGCGCCGAACTGTTGGTCAACGCCATGCACAGCCTTGCCGAAGGCAAGCTCAATCACAAGCTCAGCCTGTCCGGCAAGGACGACTTTGCCTGGCTGGGCTATGAGTACAACCAGGCCTGCAAGTCTTTCCGCAAGCTGATCGAGAAGATGACGACCCTGTCGTCGACGCTCACCAGTTCGGCCGAAGAACTGTCCAAGCTGACCATCGCCGCGAACGAGACCGGCTCGCGCCAGGCCGACCGTATCCGTACCGTCGCCGAGGCGATGGAGCAGATGACCGCTTCGGCCCGCCAAGTGGCCGACCTGTCGGCCGACATGGACAGCATCGTGCGCGCCGCCGGCGACAGCACGCGCAGCGGCAAGACCGATCTCGAAGTGTCGATGGAGGGCGTCAGCCGCATCGCCAAGGAGATGGAAGAGTCGCTGCAGGTGATCGAGCGTCTGGTCAAGGATTCGGAAGAGATCGCCAAGATCAACGACGTGGTGAAAGACATTTCCGACCAGACCAATCTGCTGGCGCTCAACGCCGCGATCGAGGCCGCACGTGCCGGCGAGCAGGGTCGCGGTTTTGCGGTGGTGGCCGACGAGGTGCGCAAGCTGGCGCAGCGCACTCAGGGTTCCACCGCGGACATCGAGCAGATCGTCGCCAAGATCCGCCACGACGCCCAGGAAACGGTCGAGCGTGTCGGTCAGGCCAGCGAACGCGTCAGCGGCGCGGTGACCACCTCGCGCGGTGCGGTGGAGACTTTCGAATCCATCCTGCACCGCATGGAAGAACTGGTGAACAAGTCGGGTGAAGTGGCGACCAGCATGCGCGAACAGGACACCACGGCGCACGCCATCCTGCGCAACGCGGGCGAACTGTCGGCGCTGTCCGAGGACAACGCACGCGGCGTTGCGCAGACCGCGTCGCAGGGCGAATCGGTCGCCGGTTCGGCGCGCGAGCTCGAAGCCAGCCTGCGCACCTTCCAGATCTGAAACGCGTCGATCCCGAACAAGAAAAAGCCGGCGCATCGCGCCGGCTTTTTTCTTGTGCGAGGGTCAGCGCGCCGCGGTCTTTCCCTGTGCCTTGATCCGCGCATCCTCGTCGATGCGCGCTTCGATGAAGGTCTTGATCGCCCACACCGCCTCCTGCGTCAGCACCTTGTCCCACGGCGGCATGTGCTGCACGTCGAGCACGCGCTTGCCCTTGCGTACCGTCTTGACGAAGTAGTGATCGACGTCGCTGAGGCAGCGAAGCTGCAGGTCGGGTTCGGTCACCTTGCGACAGCCGCGGTGCAGGCGCAGCAGGTTGGGGCCGACCTGGTTCTTGTGATTGACATCGGTACCGTGGCAGACGGCGCACGACTCGTTGTAGAGCGCGCGACCGGTGTCGACGACGGCGGCGTTGCCGCGGTAGGGATTGCTGTCCTTCCATGCGTCGCCGACCGGCGGCAGCGCCGAGATATCGGTCTTCGGCGGATGCGCTTCCATCGCCGGATCGCCAGCGTGTGCGCTGCCGAGCAGCGCAGCCAGCAGCAGCGGTGCGGCCAGTGTCCTGATCATGTGCGGTATCTCCATTGCGGCGGGGCGGTGCTTACCAGCCCACCGGACAACCTTTGCAGTCGTCGAAATTGGCATCGAGGAAAACGGTGTAGCGCGTTACGCAGCCTTCCATGATGGCGTTGCGGAAATCGGCGCTGCCGAACTTGGTTTCCTGCAGGTTGGCGTTGACCAGCCGGGCGTAGTGGAAGCGCGCGAACATCGGGCGAGCCGCTTCCAGGTTGGCGGCCGTCAGGTCGGCGTAGCTGAAGTCGACACGGAACATGCGCGCGAACTCCATGTCCGCACCGACCAGCCGTGCGCCGCGCAGGCTGGCGGCGGGAATGTTGGCCTTCTGCAGGCGGGCCGAGCTGAGATCGGCGCGGTCCAGTATCGCGCCGGCAAGATTGGCGGCACGCAGGTCGGCGCGCACCATGTTCGCGCCGGTGAAGTCGGCGCCAGCGAGGTCCTTTGCCGACAGGTCGGCGTGGCGCA
The window above is part of the Methyloversatilis discipulorum genome. Proteins encoded here:
- a CDS encoding methyl-accepting chemotaxis protein, which produces MGVGIWFGTGFGQRAELLVNAMHSLAEGKLNHKLSLSGKDDFAWLGYEYNQACKSFRKLIEKMTTLSSTLTSSAEELSKLTIAANETGSRQADRIRTVAEAMEQMTASARQVADLSADMDSIVRAAGDSTRSGKTDLEVSMEGVSRIAKEMEESLQVIERLVKDSEEIAKINDVVKDISDQTNLLALNAAIEAARAGEQGRGFAVVADEVRKLAQRTQGSTADIEQIVAKIRHDAQETVERVGQASERVSGAVTTSRGAVETFESILHRMEELVNKSGEVATSMREQDTTAHAILRNAGELSALSEDNARGVAQTASQGESVAGSARELEASLRTFQI
- a CDS encoding c-type cytochrome: MIRTLAAPLLLAALLGSAHAGDPAMEAHPPKTDISALPPVGDAWKDSNPYRGNAAVVDTGRALYNESCAVCHGTDVNHKNQVGPNLLRLHRGCRKVTEPDLQLRCLSDVDHYFVKTVRKGKRVLDVQHMPPWDKVLTQEAVWAIKTFIEARIDEDARIKAQGKTAAR
- a CDS encoding TRAP transporter large permease; the encoded protein is MSAAIIFALLLVLMLTGMPVSISLGLTVLTFLFTMTDVPVESVALKLFTGIEKFEIMAIPFFILAGNFLTHGGVAKRMINFATSLVGHFHGGLGMGGVVACGLFAAVSGSSPATVAAIGAILLPAMVKQGFPMKFGAGIVASSGALGILIPPSIVMVMYAVSTNSSIGALFMAGIIPGAVLLFMLGFTTWWRAKSNNYPRMPKAPMVDRIKAFRESFWGLMLIVVVMGGIYTGIFTPTEAAAMSAVYAFIVAVFVYRDLPLKRIPKVLLDSANMSAMLLYIITNAILFSFLLTSEQIPQAVAAWLVDSGMGALGFLLVVNILLLLAGNIMEPSSIILITAPILFPVAMALGIDPVHFGIIITVNMEIGMITPPVGLNLYVGSGIARLGMTDMTKAVSPWLVTMLIFLVIVTYWPALSLWLPRTLGMIS
- a CDS encoding pentapeptide repeat-containing protein → MRRLFPAVLLALLGLSTPAVAEDASASETLVVNGCPIWPYTRCPGADLRHADLSAKDLAGADFTGANMVRADLRAANLAGAILDRADLSSARLQKANIPAASLRGARLVGADMEFARMFRVDFSYADLTAANLEAARPMFARFHYARLVNANLQETKFGSADFRNAIMEGCVTRYTVFLDANFDDCKGCPVGW